One segment of Belonocnema kinseyi isolate 2016_QV_RU_SX_M_011 chromosome 7, B_treatae_v1, whole genome shotgun sequence DNA contains the following:
- the LOC117177181 gene encoding aldose 1-epimerase isoform X2 has protein sequence MPVNQFDSTHPSRFRCVTLSVLCYLEVSVSAMCTNLPNHGQFKVQSWGSLNGKDVKKFTFKNKCNQEVDVINYGATITSIRTPDKNNQLADIVLGFDHIEGYLGTDNPYFGATIGRYANRIGKASFTLDGVHYTLSKNDGENTLHGGFRQWNSKIWEANAVNNSVVMTLLSEDGDEGFPGTIIASATFTFNDDGELSIEMKAFSTKPAPINLANHSYFNLAGHSTNADEIYKHEVQINADCWTVTDSEGIPTGEIKPVENSIMDLRKPTILGDVINKVPEGGYDSNYCLPDSASKKTKFDAKVIHPTSGRFLEVFTNQPGVQFYTSNTFPETGILGKSGKRYFKHGALCLETQNYPDAINHKNFPDSVLRPGNVYRHIVTYKVGVQK, from the exons tTCAGCCATGTGTACTAATTTGCCAAATCATGGACAATTCAAGGTTCAATCATGGGGATCTCTCAATGGAAAAGATGTGAAAAAGttcacatttaaaaacaaatgtaaccAAGAAGTAGACGTCATTAATTACGGTGCAACAATTACGAGTATCAGGACACCTGATAAAAATAATCAGCTGGCAGACATTGTGCTCGGGTTCGACCATATCGAAG GTTACTTGGGCACTGACAATCCTTATTTTGGGGCAACTATTGGTAGATATGCAAACCGAATTGGCAAAGCTAGTTTTACACTCGACGGTGTACACtacactttgtcaaaaaatgacgGAGAGAACACTCTCCATGGAGGTTTCAGACAATGGAATTCAAAAATATGGGAAGCCAATGCTGTGAACAATTCTGTTGTAATGACTCTCTTAAGTGAAGATGGAGACGAAGGATTCCCTGGAACAATAATTGCTTCtgcaacatttacatttaatgaTGATGGTGAATTGAGCATCGAGATGAAAGCATTCAGCACAAAACCCGCACCGATTAATCTGGCAAACCACAGCTACTTCAATCTTGCTGGACAT AGCACCAATGCTGATGAGATCTATAAACACGAGGTTCAAATAAACGCAGATTGTTGGACAGTAACAGATTCTGAAGGTATTCCAACAGGAGAAATCAAACCAGTCGAAAACAGCATAATGGACCTCAGAAAACCAACTATTCTTGGTGATGTTATCAATAAAGTACCCGAAGGTGGTTACGATTCCAATTACTGTTTGCCTGACTCAGCCTCAAAAAAGACTAAATTCGACGCAAAAGTGATCCATCCAACTTCTGGTCGATTCCTGGAAGTATTTACAAATCAGCCAGGAGTACAATTCTACACATCTAATACTTTTCCGGAAACAGGAATTTTGGGAAAAAGTGGAAAACGCTATTTCAAACATGGTGCCCTCTGCTTGGAAACACAAAACTATCCAGATGCTATAAATCAT aaaaattttccGGACAGCGTATTGCGACCTGGCAATGTTTACCGACACATTGTGACATATAAAGTGGGTGTACAAAAgtga
- the LOC117177181 gene encoding aldose 1-epimerase isoform X4, whose protein sequence is MLKMMLLISILFSSAMCTNLPNHGQFKVQSWGSLNGKDVKKFTFKNKCNQEVDVINYGATITSIRTPDKNNQLADIVLGFDHIEGYLGTDNPYFGATIGRYANRIGKASFTLDGVHYTLSKNDGENTLHGGFRQWNSKIWEANAVNNSVVMTLLSEDGDEGFPGTIIASATFTFNDDGELSIEMKAFSTKPAPINLANHSYFNLAGHSTNADEIYKHEVQINADCWTVTDSEGIPTGEIKPVENSIMDLRKPTILGDVINKVPEGGYDSNYCLPDSASKKTKFDAKVIHPTSGRFLEVFTNQPGVQFYTSNTFPETGILGKSGKRYFKHGALCLETQNYPDAINHKNFPDSVLRPGNVYRHIVTYKVGVQK, encoded by the exons tTCAGCCATGTGTACTAATTTGCCAAATCATGGACAATTCAAGGTTCAATCATGGGGATCTCTCAATGGAAAAGATGTGAAAAAGttcacatttaaaaacaaatgtaaccAAGAAGTAGACGTCATTAATTACGGTGCAACAATTACGAGTATCAGGACACCTGATAAAAATAATCAGCTGGCAGACATTGTGCTCGGGTTCGACCATATCGAAG GTTACTTGGGCACTGACAATCCTTATTTTGGGGCAACTATTGGTAGATATGCAAACCGAATTGGCAAAGCTAGTTTTACACTCGACGGTGTACACtacactttgtcaaaaaatgacgGAGAGAACACTCTCCATGGAGGTTTCAGACAATGGAATTCAAAAATATGGGAAGCCAATGCTGTGAACAATTCTGTTGTAATGACTCTCTTAAGTGAAGATGGAGACGAAGGATTCCCTGGAACAATAATTGCTTCtgcaacatttacatttaatgaTGATGGTGAATTGAGCATCGAGATGAAAGCATTCAGCACAAAACCCGCACCGATTAATCTGGCAAACCACAGCTACTTCAATCTTGCTGGACAT AGCACCAATGCTGATGAGATCTATAAACACGAGGTTCAAATAAACGCAGATTGTTGGACAGTAACAGATTCTGAAGGTATTCCAACAGGAGAAATCAAACCAGTCGAAAACAGCATAATGGACCTCAGAAAACCAACTATTCTTGGTGATGTTATCAATAAAGTACCCGAAGGTGGTTACGATTCCAATTACTGTTTGCCTGACTCAGCCTCAAAAAAGACTAAATTCGACGCAAAAGTGATCCATCCAACTTCTGGTCGATTCCTGGAAGTATTTACAAATCAGCCAGGAGTACAATTCTACACATCTAATACTTTTCCGGAAACAGGAATTTTGGGAAAAAGTGGAAAACGCTATTTCAAACATGGTGCCCTCTGCTTGGAAACACAAAACTATCCAGATGCTATAAATCAT aaaaattttccGGACAGCGTATTGCGACCTGGCAATGTTTACCGACACATTGTGACATATAAAGTGGGTGTACAAAAgtga
- the LOC117177181 gene encoding aldose 1-epimerase isoform X3 — translation MINQFDSTHPSRFRCVTLSVLCYLEVSVSAMCTNLPNHGQFKVQSWGSLNGKDVKKFTFKNKCNQEVDVINYGATITSIRTPDKNNQLADIVLGFDHIEGYLGTDNPYFGATIGRYANRIGKASFTLDGVHYTLSKNDGENTLHGGFRQWNSKIWEANAVNNSVVMTLLSEDGDEGFPGTIIASATFTFNDDGELSIEMKAFSTKPAPINLANHSYFNLAGHSTNADEIYKHEVQINADCWTVTDSEGIPTGEIKPVENSIMDLRKPTILGDVINKVPEGGYDSNYCLPDSASKKTKFDAKVIHPTSGRFLEVFTNQPGVQFYTSNTFPETGILGKSGKRYFKHGALCLETQNYPDAINHKNFPDSVLRPGNVYRHIVTYKVGVQK, via the exons tTCAGCCATGTGTACTAATTTGCCAAATCATGGACAATTCAAGGTTCAATCATGGGGATCTCTCAATGGAAAAGATGTGAAAAAGttcacatttaaaaacaaatgtaaccAAGAAGTAGACGTCATTAATTACGGTGCAACAATTACGAGTATCAGGACACCTGATAAAAATAATCAGCTGGCAGACATTGTGCTCGGGTTCGACCATATCGAAG GTTACTTGGGCACTGACAATCCTTATTTTGGGGCAACTATTGGTAGATATGCAAACCGAATTGGCAAAGCTAGTTTTACACTCGACGGTGTACACtacactttgtcaaaaaatgacgGAGAGAACACTCTCCATGGAGGTTTCAGACAATGGAATTCAAAAATATGGGAAGCCAATGCTGTGAACAATTCTGTTGTAATGACTCTCTTAAGTGAAGATGGAGACGAAGGATTCCCTGGAACAATAATTGCTTCtgcaacatttacatttaatgaTGATGGTGAATTGAGCATCGAGATGAAAGCATTCAGCACAAAACCCGCACCGATTAATCTGGCAAACCACAGCTACTTCAATCTTGCTGGACAT AGCACCAATGCTGATGAGATCTATAAACACGAGGTTCAAATAAACGCAGATTGTTGGACAGTAACAGATTCTGAAGGTATTCCAACAGGAGAAATCAAACCAGTCGAAAACAGCATAATGGACCTCAGAAAACCAACTATTCTTGGTGATGTTATCAATAAAGTACCCGAAGGTGGTTACGATTCCAATTACTGTTTGCCTGACTCAGCCTCAAAAAAGACTAAATTCGACGCAAAAGTGATCCATCCAACTTCTGGTCGATTCCTGGAAGTATTTACAAATCAGCCAGGAGTACAATTCTACACATCTAATACTTTTCCGGAAACAGGAATTTTGGGAAAAAGTGGAAAACGCTATTTCAAACATGGTGCCCTCTGCTTGGAAACACAAAACTATCCAGATGCTATAAATCAT aaaaattttccGGACAGCGTATTGCGACCTGGCAATGTTTACCGACACATTGTGACATATAAAGTGGGTGTACAAAAgtga
- the LOC117177181 gene encoding aldose 1-epimerase isoform X5, protein MCTNLPNHGQFKVQSWGSLNGKDVKKFTFKNKCNQEVDVINYGATITSIRTPDKNNQLADIVLGFDHIEGYLGTDNPYFGATIGRYANRIGKASFTLDGVHYTLSKNDGENTLHGGFRQWNSKIWEANAVNNSVVMTLLSEDGDEGFPGTIIASATFTFNDDGELSIEMKAFSTKPAPINLANHSYFNLAGHSTNADEIYKHEVQINADCWTVTDSEGIPTGEIKPVENSIMDLRKPTILGDVINKVPEGGYDSNYCLPDSASKKTKFDAKVIHPTSGRFLEVFTNQPGVQFYTSNTFPETGILGKSGKRYFKHGALCLETQNYPDAINHKNFPDSVLRPGNVYRHIVTYKVGVQK, encoded by the exons ATGTGTACTAATTTGCCAAATCATGGACAATTCAAGGTTCAATCATGGGGATCTCTCAATGGAAAAGATGTGAAAAAGttcacatttaaaaacaaatgtaaccAAGAAGTAGACGTCATTAATTACGGTGCAACAATTACGAGTATCAGGACACCTGATAAAAATAATCAGCTGGCAGACATTGTGCTCGGGTTCGACCATATCGAAG GTTACTTGGGCACTGACAATCCTTATTTTGGGGCAACTATTGGTAGATATGCAAACCGAATTGGCAAAGCTAGTTTTACACTCGACGGTGTACACtacactttgtcaaaaaatgacgGAGAGAACACTCTCCATGGAGGTTTCAGACAATGGAATTCAAAAATATGGGAAGCCAATGCTGTGAACAATTCTGTTGTAATGACTCTCTTAAGTGAAGATGGAGACGAAGGATTCCCTGGAACAATAATTGCTTCtgcaacatttacatttaatgaTGATGGTGAATTGAGCATCGAGATGAAAGCATTCAGCACAAAACCCGCACCGATTAATCTGGCAAACCACAGCTACTTCAATCTTGCTGGACAT AGCACCAATGCTGATGAGATCTATAAACACGAGGTTCAAATAAACGCAGATTGTTGGACAGTAACAGATTCTGAAGGTATTCCAACAGGAGAAATCAAACCAGTCGAAAACAGCATAATGGACCTCAGAAAACCAACTATTCTTGGTGATGTTATCAATAAAGTACCCGAAGGTGGTTACGATTCCAATTACTGTTTGCCTGACTCAGCCTCAAAAAAGACTAAATTCGACGCAAAAGTGATCCATCCAACTTCTGGTCGATTCCTGGAAGTATTTACAAATCAGCCAGGAGTACAATTCTACACATCTAATACTTTTCCGGAAACAGGAATTTTGGGAAAAAGTGGAAAACGCTATTTCAAACATGGTGCCCTCTGCTTGGAAACACAAAACTATCCAGATGCTATAAATCAT aaaaattttccGGACAGCGTATTGCGACCTGGCAATGTTTACCGACACATTGTGACATATAAAGTGGGTGTACAAAAgtga
- the LOC117177181 gene encoding aldose 1-epimerase isoform X1 produces the protein MMRADLFIHVFLAGLTLCSLCRAIYCVDCVSICCSAMCTNLPNHGQFKVQSWGSLNGKDVKKFTFKNKCNQEVDVINYGATITSIRTPDKNNQLADIVLGFDHIEGYLGTDNPYFGATIGRYANRIGKASFTLDGVHYTLSKNDGENTLHGGFRQWNSKIWEANAVNNSVVMTLLSEDGDEGFPGTIIASATFTFNDDGELSIEMKAFSTKPAPINLANHSYFNLAGHSTNADEIYKHEVQINADCWTVTDSEGIPTGEIKPVENSIMDLRKPTILGDVINKVPEGGYDSNYCLPDSASKKTKFDAKVIHPTSGRFLEVFTNQPGVQFYTSNTFPETGILGKSGKRYFKHGALCLETQNYPDAINHKNFPDSVLRPGNVYRHIVTYKVGVQK, from the exons tTCAGCCATGTGTACTAATTTGCCAAATCATGGACAATTCAAGGTTCAATCATGGGGATCTCTCAATGGAAAAGATGTGAAAAAGttcacatttaaaaacaaatgtaaccAAGAAGTAGACGTCATTAATTACGGTGCAACAATTACGAGTATCAGGACACCTGATAAAAATAATCAGCTGGCAGACATTGTGCTCGGGTTCGACCATATCGAAG GTTACTTGGGCACTGACAATCCTTATTTTGGGGCAACTATTGGTAGATATGCAAACCGAATTGGCAAAGCTAGTTTTACACTCGACGGTGTACACtacactttgtcaaaaaatgacgGAGAGAACACTCTCCATGGAGGTTTCAGACAATGGAATTCAAAAATATGGGAAGCCAATGCTGTGAACAATTCTGTTGTAATGACTCTCTTAAGTGAAGATGGAGACGAAGGATTCCCTGGAACAATAATTGCTTCtgcaacatttacatttaatgaTGATGGTGAATTGAGCATCGAGATGAAAGCATTCAGCACAAAACCCGCACCGATTAATCTGGCAAACCACAGCTACTTCAATCTTGCTGGACAT AGCACCAATGCTGATGAGATCTATAAACACGAGGTTCAAATAAACGCAGATTGTTGGACAGTAACAGATTCTGAAGGTATTCCAACAGGAGAAATCAAACCAGTCGAAAACAGCATAATGGACCTCAGAAAACCAACTATTCTTGGTGATGTTATCAATAAAGTACCCGAAGGTGGTTACGATTCCAATTACTGTTTGCCTGACTCAGCCTCAAAAAAGACTAAATTCGACGCAAAAGTGATCCATCCAACTTCTGGTCGATTCCTGGAAGTATTTACAAATCAGCCAGGAGTACAATTCTACACATCTAATACTTTTCCGGAAACAGGAATTTTGGGAAAAAGTGGAAAACGCTATTTCAAACATGGTGCCCTCTGCTTGGAAACACAAAACTATCCAGATGCTATAAATCAT aaaaattttccGGACAGCGTATTGCGACCTGGCAATGTTTACCGACACATTGTGACATATAAAGTGGGTGTACAAAAgtga